CCCTTCATCCATTGTGAACCTTAATTTTGTCCAATCACAAGAGCATCCAAGCCTTTTTAGCTGCTCAATTATCCTATTTCCATATTCTTTCTTCCAAGACCAGACATTCTTTAAGAATTCTTCCCTTCCCAAATCCTCCCTTTTTTTACCCTCCTTTGCAATGGCTTTTTCAACCACATTTTGTGTGGCAATCCCGGCATGGTCTGTGCCTGGAAGCCATAAAACATTGAACCCTTGCATCCTCTTAAACCTTGCCAGTATATCCTGAATTGTATTGTTTAAGGCATGTCCCATATGCAGAGAACCCGTAACATTTGGCGGAGGAATGACAATAGAAAACGGCGGTTTTGAAGAAGAAGATGGTGTAAAATATCCCCCTTGTTCCCAAAAGGCATATAATTCTTTCTCCTCTTTTGGCTCATAAGACTTTGGAATTTCCAAAAGAGACACCCTATTCTTCATCTGCCTAAATTCGCCAGCATATTCCTCTTTTCAGAAGGAGGAAGCTTTAATTTCTGGATAATCTTTCCAAAAAAATCGATGGTTTTGTCATAGGTTTTACGGTCAATGGGATAGGGTGTTCCATCCTTTCCGCCATGGGCAAAGGAATATCGGCAAGGGTCTTCATAAGATGGAACTGCACCATAGATGACCTCTGATACCAGGCTTAATGCCCTCATTGTCTTTGGACCAACCCCTTCTAAGGAGAGAAGCTTCTCATAATTTTCTGGTTTTACGCTGCAAAGTTTGGCAAAAATCCTCTCAAGATAGGAGCTTTTTGAAAAATCCTCTAATAAAACCGGGTGAGAAAAGAATTCCTTATCTTCCAATTTAAGCAATGTTGCCTTGCTTTGAGCATCTCTTAATGAAACCATTTTATGGTATTTTGAAAAATGTAGCCTTAAAATCTGTATATCCTTAATTAAGCCTATGTAGCTTCCTTGAACCAATTCCGTAGAAAGTTTTCTGGTTCCCTGGCTTTCCTTTGCCGTTAAATTTAAGGTAGGTGCCTTTACCTGGCTGATAATCCCTGAATGTGGCTCGCAAACCAAGTCTTCTATCTTTTCAGAATACCAGTGATAACGCCTTGCAGATTTTGCTTGCCTATTCATTCCCTGCTGGACTACTGCCCAGGCGCCATTTTTGGAAAAGAAGAAGGAATGGTGATATATCTGGAAACCATCCTGAATAAGAGAGCTATCAACCTTGGCAGCCATACGAGAATTATAGACTAAATTATTAACCCTCTTGTCAGGTAGGCTTAAAACATCTCCCCAGGCGATAATCTCATTGGGTGTTTTTAGGGATGTCTTTCCCTTTCCTCCACAGATAAAAATCCCCAGCTCTTTTTCCAAACCCCTTATTGCCTCTTTTAATGCAGCGGTTAAAACAGTGGTTAAGCCTGATGCGTTCCAGTCAAAAGCAAGAAGCGTGCCTAAAGATTGAAACCAAACAGGGTCAGCAATCCTTTTGATAAATTCATCTTCAGAATATTCTTCCCTTATTATCAAAAGCACCTGTCTGCCTAGGTTTACCATCCTTTCAAAAAGCCATCTAGGGCAAACTCCTGTATCCAGTGTAAATGTAGCAATTCCCCTCTTTATCATATATCTATTTTACAAAATAATAGAAGGAATGTATAGGGTTTTATCATATCGTTTGCAAGATGCTTCCTTTGACAGGGTATGGGCTAGCCTTAAAGGCTCGGCTGTCCTAAATTTTGGAGAAAGAAAAAGGACAATTTCTATTGCAGATTTAAGGGTTATCTTATAGCCAGGTGAAACAAAAATAGGTTTAATCTCCGGTCTTGTTCTTAAAGCACAACCAAAAACCTCCCCATTTTCCTTAATAAAGCAATATGAGCCCTTTTCTTTTCCAATTTCTCCATCTAGCCTTCCCCACAAAGGCGTCTTGGCACAACCAATGCTTGGTTTATCAAGAAGGATGCCGATGTGGCTGGCAAGCCCCATCCTTCGTGGATGGGCAATTCCCTGACCTTCAAATAGAATAATATCTGGTTCATTATTCACCTTCTCAAAAGCCTTAAGTAAAACAGGCCCTTCCCTAAAGGTCAAAAGCCCTGGAATGTATGGGAATTTTATAGGAGCGGATATTCTTACCTCTTCAATGGGTTTTAAGTCAAAAAAATTTAAGATAACCACCGCACCATAGGCTACACCTTTTAAGAAAGAAACATCACAGCCTGCAACCCTTTCTATCCTCTCAAAAGAATCCTTAAGGATAATCCTCTCTTTTAAATCTTTCTGAATTTGAATTGCTTCATTGGGGCTTACCTCCCAGGGATGGAGATTAAGGTGTTTCATTTATTGTATGTGTTTAACTGTTTTAAAATTCATCCTAAGTTTATCGGAATTCGGGAAAAGTATAAGATTTTAAAGTCTATTCCGTCTATTTTGACCTGTGATTCAGAGATTACTCAACTTGTACGTGTTTAGCTTCTCTCTTAACCAAATTACCATAGCCGTTGTTTAGCTGTCTTATATACCTAGGCACAAAGGGGCAAAGGCACAAAGAAAGCAAGGAATAAATAAACTCTCTCGCCTCTGTGCCTTAAGTGCCCATTTCCCATTTTATTCTCACCCTAAACACATACCTCAACTTATGAGCAAAAAATAGATTTTAAGAATAAAAAAACTAAAAACTAATGGAAGCTGTTGGCAACCCAATAAAAACCTTGACATCCTAATAACTCTGTTAAGATAATCTTTATGTTGCATCGTTTCTTTCTTTTTTTCAAGATTTAAATTATATTCGGTAAAAAAAGCCATAAATAATCCCTTTAACCTTCAAAAATGAAGATAGCTATATCGGGTAAGGGTGGTTCTGGTAAAACAACCATTGCAGCTTGTCTTTGCCAGATTTATGCAAAGGAAAGCAGGGTTTTGGCGGTTGACTGCGACCCTGATGCTGACCTTGCTTTAGCTTTAGGCATCCCAAAGGAGGAGGCTTTAAAAATAAAGCCATTATCCTCAATGAAGAGCTTAATAGAAGAGCGGGTTGGAAAGGAGGGTTTTTTCAGGCTAAACCCAGATGTTTCTGATATTATTGATAAAATAGCTATAAAAATTGGAAATATAAGGCTTATTGTAATGGGAGGAGTAAAGAAGGAGGGGTGCTTCTGCCCAGAGAATAGGTTTTTAAGGGAAATAATCACAAGGGTTCTTTTGGAGGATTCTGTTGTCATTATGGATATGGAGGCAGGGATTGAACACCTTTCCCGACAAACCGCAAAGGGCTGTGATGTTTTATTGATTGTTGTAGAGGCAGGGATAAGGAGCATAAAATCAGCAGAGACAATAAAGGAATTGGGGTTAGGTCTTGGAATTCCTCATATAATGGCAATTGCAAATAAGATAAGGGATAATGATTTAAAGATTATCAAGGAAAATTTCTCCCTTCCTATTTGTGGCAAGGTCTCATATAATGAAGCCTTAATTTTTCAGGATAAAAGCGATGGAGGGGTATCATTGGATATTATAGATGAGGTAAGGCTGATAAAGGAGGAAATAGAAAAATTTGTATGTTGAAAAGGGGAATTCTTGAGATAATTGAGGAAGGGGAGTTTGAAAGGCTCATCTCTTCAAAAAGGGCTTTAAATATAAAATTTGGCGTTGATCCAACCGCCCCTGATCTTCACTTAGGACACTTAGTTCTTTTAAGAAAGCTTAAATGTTTTCAAGAATTAGGACACAATATCATCTTTATTATCGGTGATTTTACGGCAAAGATAGGAGATCCATCGGGAAGGGATAAGACAAGGCCAAGCCTTTTAGAAGATGTAATAAAAGAAAATGCAAAGACTTACATAGAGCAAGTATTCAAAATCCTTTCCTTTAAAAAGACAAAGATTCTTTACAATTCTTCATGGTTTGACAAAATGAGCCTTTCTGAATTTATTCCCCTTTCATTTTCCTATACAGTTTCTCGGATGCTTGAGAGGGATGATTTTACCCTGCGCTATAAAAACAGAAAGTCTATTGCGATTGCTGAGTTTTTATACCCTCTGCTTCAAGGCTATGATTCCTATATGGTTAAGGCAGATATAGAGATTGGAGGCTCTGACCAAAAATTTAATATGTTGGTGGGAAGGGAAATACAAAGGTTTTATTCTTTAAACCCACAGATCGTTATTACAACACCCCTTCTTGAAGGCACAGATGGAAAGCTAAAGATGAGCAAATCCTACAATAACTATATCGGCATAAAGGAAAGCCCAAAAGAGATATTTGGAAAAGTGATGTCAATCCCAGATGCTCTTATGATAAAGTATTATGAGCTTTTGACCGACGAAAATTATTTAAAAATAAAAGATGAAATAGAAAAGGGAAAACTACATCCAATGAAGGCAAAGGAAGAGCTTGCATTTTTGATTACATCATTTTGTCATTCTAAAGATAAAGCAAAAGATGCAAGGGAAGAATTTAGGAGATTGTTTTCTCAAAAGGAAATCCCAGATGAGATTTTGGAATACAAAATAGATAAGCCAAGCTTAATTGTGGATATTATCTTTAAATCAGGGCTTTCAAATTCCAAATCGCAAGCAAGAAGGCTAATCCTTCAGGGTGGTGTAAAAATTTGTGAAAAGAAAATAGAAGACCCCAATTTTCAACTAGAAATCCCAGAGGAAGCGATTATCCTAAGGGTTGGAAAGAGAAGGTTTTTGAAGGTAGTAAAATGAAGGTAAGCGTAATGAAGATATGTTTAGCGATAACCCATTAACCCACTATTTCTATCCCCATACTCCTTGCGGTTCCAATTACCTGCTTTGTTGCACCTTCCAGGCTTGTTGCATTAAGGTCAACCATTTTCTTCTTTGCTATATCTTCTACCTGCTGCAGAGTAATTTTTCCCACCTTCTTTCTCTTCGGATTATCGGAACCTTTTTCTAATCCTATGGCTTTTTTTATTAGCACAGAGGCAGGCGGTGTTTTTAGCTCAAATGTAAATTTTTTATTCTCAAAGACAGAGATAACCACGGGAACAATCAATCCTTCTTCCATCCTTGCTGTTTTCTCATTGAAGGCTTTGCAGAATTCCATAATGTTTATTCCAGCCTGACCTAATGCAGGGCCTATTGGAGGGGCTGGGTTTGCCTTTGCTGCTGGTATCTGAAGCTTTATTTTCTTTACTACCTTTGCCATTTTTTATAACTTCTCTACTTGGTAAAATTCTAGCTCAAGAGGGGTTTGTCTTCCTAATATATTTACCATTATATGAAGACGCTCTCTCTTTAGATCAACATCCCTTATAACACCCATAAAATTTGCAAATGGTCCTTCTATAACCCTTACGCTCTCTTGTGGTTTAAAGATAACCTTTGGCTGAACCGTGGCCGTTCCCTCTTTTATCTTTCTAAAGATTGTATCTACCTCTTCCTTTTTTAAGGCTACAGGCTTTGCTTTTGTTCCAACAAAACCAAATACCCCAGGTGTATATCGGACAATATGCCAAATATTCTCATCTATATCCATCTCAAGAAAGATATAGCCTGGAAATAGCTTCCTGGTGGTTATCTTTTTCTTTCCACCCCTTATTTCTGAAACCTCTTCGGTTGGAATAATTATCTGAGAAACCTTCTCTTCTCCCCCTAAGATTTTAAGCCTGTTTACGATATTGGTTTTTGTAGCATTCTCCTGTCCAGAGTATGTATGGATAGCATACCATTCGCCCATTTCATCACCTCACTTTATTAAAAACATCATTATATTTAATGAGATATAGTCAACAATGCCTAAATATAAGCTAAAGATAACAACTACAATTAAAACAGCAATCGTTGAACCTATTATTGCCTTTTTTCCTGGCCAAGAAACCTTTCCTGTTTTAGGGTTTGTCTCTATCCAAACCTCTTTCAAGAAAGCCCTTCCTCTTTCATACCAAAATTTTGTTCTCTCCTTTATGGGATACATTTCTTGAATTATGAATTTTGAATTATAAATTTTAAATTATTAATCCATTTAATCCATCATTATAATTCATCATTTAAAATTCATCATTCAAAATTTCTTCAGGCTCGGCAGGACTTGTGAACATCGGATTTTCTAAGGCTATTCTGTCGCTTTGCTCCTTCATAGCCTAACAAAATCTCTCGTTCGCGGCCAGCCTCACTTCATCCTCCCTAAGGGTCGGCGTTCGGCTGGCTTCAAGTCCTTTGTCTAATCTATTGTTTCCTTCAGGCCCGGCAGGACTTGAACCCGCAACCCCCGGTTTTGGAGACCGGTGCTCTAGCCAGTTGAGCCACGAGCCTACTTTGTTTCTTTATGGAGGGTATGAACCCTACAAATTCTACAATATTTTTTAAGTTCAAGCTTCTGTGTTTGTGTTTTTTTGTTCTTCATTGTAGAATAATTTCTCTCCTTACAATTAGAACATGCAAGTGAGATAACCTGCCTTCCCTTTTTCTTCATAGCAACATTTTACCTTAAAGGTGATTACCCTGTCAATATTTTTTTATTAAGGCCTAATCCAGATTGACAATGCCCTCCTTTATTTAATATAATCCTTGTTATGCCAAAGATAAAGAGGATAACAAGAAGGGAAATAAGGAGGGATGAATTGTTTGAGGCAATTCAAAAACTGGGGCTTTATATCAAGAAGAATCCAAATAAAATAAAGGTAGGAGGGGCTATATTAGGAGGTGCTTTTTTTGTTTTATTAACTGTAGACTTCCTTATAAAAAGGGCAATAAATACGCCAAAAGAGGAATTTTCCCAGGCTGTGTTTTCTTACCATTATTCACAGGATGAAGCAAGGTTTTCCAGCGGAATGGACCAATTTCTCTCATTCCTCTCAAAGCATAAAAAAGGGGGTCTTTCTGATATTGCCCTTCTTTATAAAGGTGTCTCAGAAAGGGGACGAAAGGAATATTCTACAGCCACAGAAACCCTTAAAGGCCTTTTAAAAAAGAAAAACAATATTGTTTCTTCATCTGCTTTAATGAACCTTGCAAATATTGAGGAAGAAAAACTTGATTACAAGAAGGCAATAGAATACTATAATATGCTTTGTGCAAAGGATGATTATCTAAAGAAATATGCCAAGGAGAGGATAAGCCACCTTACTAAAATAAAAATTGGAACACCTACAACCTTCATACCTTAATCTCTCTAACCATGATTTTTTAAGAAAAAAACAAGCCCTTTATGAAATTCTTAAGGAATGCAGGCTTTGTCCAAGGGAATGTAGGGTTAATAGAATAGAGGGAGAGATTGGATATTGCAAAGCACCAAAGCAGCTTGTTGTTTCATCAATTGGTCCACATTTTGGGGAAGAAAGAGAGCTTGTGGGAAAAAATGGCTCGGGAACAATATTCTTTTCCCATTGTAGCTTAAGGTGTATATTCTGCCAGAACTATGAAATAAGCCATCTTGGTTATGGAAAAGAAGTGACAGAAGATGAGCTTTCCGAAAAAATGATATTCTTGCAAAAAATTTCCTGCCATAATATAAACCTTGTAACCCCAACCCATTATGTTCCCCAGATCGTCTCTGCTCTTTATCTTTCCTCAAAGAAGGGGCTTTCTATCCCAATAGTTTATAACTCAAGTGGATATGAGAGGGTTGAGACCTTGAAAATTCTTGAGGGGATAATCGACATTTATATGCCTGATATGAAATATGGAACATCTGAACCGGCAAGTTTATATTCAAATGCATCAGATTATTTTGAAATTTCAAAGAGGGCAATAAAGGAGATGCATAGGCAGGTAGGAGACCTTATCGTAGAAGAGAAAATTGCAAAAAGAGGGCTTCTTGTTCGCCACCTTGTGCTTCCAAATAATGAGGCAGGAACACATAATGTTATGGATTTTATTTCTTCTTTGTCAAAGGATACTTATGTAAATATTATGGACCAATATAGACCATTATACCAGGCAGATAAATTTCCAAAGATAGGAAGAAGGATAACCTGGGAAGAGTATAAAAGGGCATTAAATGAGGCAAGAAGGCTGAATCTGTATCGGGGATTTTGTAATGTTTAGCTAACCAAAGTAAAGAAAGAAGCACCAGAGCAAAAAATAGTTGTCCATAATTGATTATTGTGCTATAATTTGGAAGTAAGATAAAGGAATATTTTCGCTACACCTGCCCTCGCTTTGTTTGGACAAGTGAGGGTGGTCATTATAAAGAAATATTGTCTAACCAGGTGTAGACACATTAATCCGAGGCAGGAGAAAACAGAATGCCAATAATTTCAATGTTTTATGGACTTCTCATTAGGATGTTCTTTAGAGATACCGAAAAACATCATGTGCCACACATCCATGCTGATTACCAGGGGCAAGTAGCAGTGTACTCAATTCTTGACGGAACGCTTTTGGCAGGTGAATTGCCACCAAACAAGCAAAAACTGGTCGTCGCCTGGATTGAGATTCATCAAGAAGATTTGCTTGCCGATTGGAACCTGGTTGTAAACGGTAAAAATCCATTTCCAATCAAAGGACTTGACCAATGAGAATAGCAGAAATTTTTCCACAACCCAATTGGGTGTTATCCATCGTTGCAGATGACGGTCGCACTGGCAATTTTGATGTCAGTCCCTATCTTGAATATGAAGCATTTGAACCCCTTCGAGATTATAGCGAATTTCTGAAGGTTTTTAATGGTGGATACTTTGTTGAATGGGATTGCGGTGCTGATTTGTCAGCGGATACCATTGAGGCACGATGGCAGGTAGTTGGTAAAACAGCCCTACAGACAACTGCCTAATTATAGTATCTTTCATAAATGTTCAGAAATACTATGGAAATTTAAGATGTATGTGTTTAGCTCGGTGAGAATAAAATTGGGAAATAGGCACAAAGGCACAGAGGCACAAAGGCGAGAGAGTTTATTTATTACTTGCTTTCTTTGTGCCTTTGCCCCTTTGTGCCTAGGTATATAAGACAGCTAAACAACGGCTATGGTAATTTGGTTAAGAGAGAAGCTAAACACGTACTTTAAGATTTATGATTTAAAAACAATTACATAAATCTTATAGTTAATTCCATAACGCTTTACAAAATGTATGTGTTTAGATAATCTTAAGGAAAACTTTATAAAATTATGAATTTTGAATGTTGAATTTTGAATTAAAAGGGAAAAAATTTTATAAAAC
This region of bacterium genomic DNA includes:
- the rplK gene encoding 50S ribosomal protein L11 → MAKVVKKIKLQIPAAKANPAPPIGPALGQAGINIMEFCKAFNEKTARMEEGLIVPVVISVFENKKFTFELKTPPASVLIKKAIGLEKGSDNPKRKKVGKITLQQVEDIAKKKMVDLNATSLEGATKQVIGTARSMGIEIVG
- the secE gene encoding preprotein translocase subunit SecE, coding for MYPIKERTKFWYERGRAFLKEVWIETNPKTGKVSWPGKKAIIGSTIAVLIVVVIFSLYLGIVDYISLNIMMFLIK
- a CDS encoding DUF763 domain-containing protein, encoding MIKRGIATFTLDTGVCPRWLFERMVNLGRQVLLIIREEYSEDEFIKRIADPVWFQSLGTLLAFDWNASGLTTVLTAALKEAIRGLEKELGIFICGGKGKTSLKTPNEIIAWGDVLSLPDKRVNNLVYNSRMAAKVDSSLIQDGFQIYHHSFFFSKNGAWAVVQQGMNRQAKSARRYHWYSEKIEDLVCEPHSGIISQVKAPTLNLTAKESQGTRKLSTELVQGSYIGLIKDIQILRLHFSKYHKMVSLRDAQSKATLLKLEDKEFFSHPVLLEDFSKSSYLERIFAKLCSVKPENYEKLLSLEGVGPKTMRALSLVSEVIYGAVPSYEDPCRYSFAHGGKDGTPYPIDRKTYDKTIDFFGKIIQKLKLPPSEKRNMLANLGR
- a CDS encoding AAA family ATPase encodes the protein MKIAISGKGGSGKTTIAACLCQIYAKESRVLAVDCDPDADLALALGIPKEEALKIKPLSSMKSLIEERVGKEGFFRLNPDVSDIIDKIAIKIGNIRLIVMGGVKKEGCFCPENRFLREIITRVLLEDSVVIMDMEAGIEHLSRQTAKGCDVLLIVVEAGIRSIKSAETIKELGLGLGIPHIMAIANKIRDNDLKIIKENFSLPICGKVSYNEALIFQDKSDGGVSLDIIDEVRLIKEEIEKFVC
- a CDS encoding radical SAM protein, which encodes MEHLQPSYLNLSNHDFLRKKQALYEILKECRLCPRECRVNRIEGEIGYCKAPKQLVVSSIGPHFGEERELVGKNGSGTIFFSHCSLRCIFCQNYEISHLGYGKEVTEDELSEKMIFLQKISCHNINLVTPTHYVPQIVSALYLSSKKGLSIPIVYNSSGYERVETLKILEGIIDIYMPDMKYGTSEPASLYSNASDYFEISKRAIKEMHRQVGDLIVEEKIAKRGLLVRHLVLPNNEAGTHNVMDFISSLSKDTYVNIMDQYRPLYQADKFPKIGRRITWEEYKRALNEARRLNLYRGFCNV
- a CDS encoding DUF2442 domain-containing protein, producing MRIAEIFPQPNWVLSIVADDGRTGNFDVSPYLEYEAFEPLRDYSEFLKVFNGGYFVEWDCGADLSADTIEARWQVVGKTALQTTA
- a CDS encoding DUF4160 domain-containing protein, with the translated sequence MPIISMFYGLLIRMFFRDTEKHHVPHIHADYQGQVAVYSILDGTLLAGELPPNKQKLVVAWIEIHQEDLLADWNLVVNGKNPFPIKGLDQ
- the rpmG gene encoding 50S ribosomal protein L33, with the protein product MKKKGRQVISLACSNCKERNYSTMKNKKTQTQKLELKKYCRICRVHTLHKETK
- a CDS encoding endonuclease V; translation: MKHLNLHPWEVSPNEAIQIQKDLKERIILKDSFERIERVAGCDVSFLKGVAYGAVVILNFFDLKPIEEVRISAPIKFPYIPGLLTFREGPVLLKAFEKVNNEPDIILFEGQGIAHPRRMGLASHIGILLDKPSIGCAKTPLWGRLDGEIGKEKGSYCFIKENGEVFGCALRTRPEIKPIFVSPGYKITLKSAIEIVLFLSPKFRTAEPLRLAHTLSKEASCKRYDKTLYIPSIIL
- the tyrS gene encoding tyrosine--tRNA ligase, with protein sequence MLKRGILEIIEEGEFERLISSKRALNIKFGVDPTAPDLHLGHLVLLRKLKCFQELGHNIIFIIGDFTAKIGDPSGRDKTRPSLLEDVIKENAKTYIEQVFKILSFKKTKILYNSSWFDKMSLSEFIPLSFSYTVSRMLERDDFTLRYKNRKSIAIAEFLYPLLQGYDSYMVKADIEIGGSDQKFNMLVGREIQRFYSLNPQIVITTPLLEGTDGKLKMSKSYNNYIGIKESPKEIFGKVMSIPDALMIKYYELLTDENYLKIKDEIEKGKLHPMKAKEELAFLITSFCHSKDKAKDAREEFRRLFSQKEIPDEILEYKIDKPSLIVDIIFKSGLSNSKSQARRLILQGGVKICEKKIEDPNFQLEIPEEAIILRVGKRRFLKVVK
- the nusG gene encoding transcription termination/antitermination protein NusG, whose amino-acid sequence is MGEWYAIHTYSGQENATKTNIVNRLKILGGEEKVSQIIIPTEEVSEIRGGKKKITTRKLFPGYIFLEMDIDENIWHIVRYTPGVFGFVGTKAKPVALKKEEVDTIFRKIKEGTATVQPKVIFKPQESVRVIEGPFANFMGVIRDVDLKRERLHIMVNILGRQTPLELEFYQVEKL